A single genomic interval of Rhinatrema bivittatum chromosome 12, aRhiBiv1.1, whole genome shotgun sequence harbors:
- the PNMT gene encoding phenylethanolamine N-methyltransferase isoform X1 translates to MSSIAAVGESYQKFNPRAYLQNNYMPPRADFSSDDFVVPWKLRCLAEAFRTGKVHGHTIIDIGSGPTIYQLLSSTDHFEEIIMTDFLEVNREVLRKWLQAEPNSFDWSPYIKHTCSLEGKGEHWKDKERKLREKVKRVLPIDIHQLKPLGSAVTEPVDALVSTFCLEAASPDQESFQQALENVTTLLKPGGHFLMIGALEESFYLAGEAKLLVVPVTEEEVKEAFTKSGYKICDFRTYVMPSSLKIGVDDVRGIFFMHAQKKRAG, encoded by the exons ATGAGCAGCATAGCTGCAGTGGGGGAGAGCTACCAGAAATTCAACCCCCGAGCATATTTGCAGAATAATTATATGCCTCCTCGGGCAGACTTCAGCTCCGATGACTTTGTGGTGCCCTGGAAGCTGCGCTGTCTGGCAGAGGCTTTTAGGACAG GCAAGGTTCACGGCCACACAATAATAGATATTGGCTCGGGACCCACCATTTACCAGCTTCTGAGCAGCACTGACCACTTTGAAGAGATCATAATGACAGATTTCCTGGAGGTGAATAGAGAGGTGCTGAGGAAGTGGCTGCAGGCTGAGCCCAATAGCTTTGACTGGAGCCCCTACATCAAACACACCTGCAGCCTGGAGGGCAAAGG TGAGCACTGGAAGGACAAGGAGAGGAAACTGCGCGAGAAGGTCAAGCGTGTCCTGCCCATCGACATTCACCAGCTAAAGCCACTGGGCTCGGCGGTGACCGAGCCCGTTGATGCTCTGGTATCCACCTTCTGCCTGGAGGCTGCCAGCCCAGACCAGGAGAGTTTCCAGCAAGCCCTGGAGAATGTCACCACGCTGCTGAAGCCCGGGGGCCACTTCCTGATGATCGGAGCCCTGGAGGAATCCTTCTACCTGGCAGGGGAGGCCAAGCTGCTGGTGGTGCCAGTGAcagaagaggaggtgaaagaggcattCACCAAAAGCGGCTACAAAATTTGCGACTTCCGCACCTACGTCATGCCCTCCAGCCTGAAAATTGGGGTAGATGATGTCAGGGGGATATTTTTTATGCATGCACAGAAAAAACGAGCAGGATGA